In Arthrobacter alpinus, a single window of DNA contains:
- the nadC gene encoding carboxylating nicotinate-nucleotide diphosphorylase yields MNAVAPALNDAAKKLPTATLQPPTLPEEAIAEVLRRAFAEDAPYGDVTSHVLIPATATATALLVAREPGTFSGGAVFEAAMKMQDPASHVAQFIADGATFAAGETIMSVTGLARAVLTAERIALNLTQRMSAIATQTALYAAQVAGTGARVTDTRKTTPGLRILERYAVRCGGGHNHRFSLSDAVLAKDNHLAVLTGGDPAKLTAALAGVRAQLPHTVHFEVEVDSLAQIEPVLAAGVDTIMLDNFTNEELVAGVALVNGRALVEASGNVNLQTIAGIAQTGVDIISVGALTHSVRALDLGLDIELSHPL; encoded by the coding sequence ATGAACGCCGTCGCACCTGCCCTCAACGATGCCGCAAAGAAGCTGCCCACGGCCACTCTGCAGCCGCCCACCCTGCCGGAAGAGGCCATTGCGGAGGTTCTGCGTCGCGCCTTTGCGGAGGACGCTCCCTATGGAGACGTGACTTCGCACGTGCTGATTCCCGCAACGGCCACCGCAACGGCCCTGCTTGTAGCGCGCGAGCCCGGGACCTTTTCCGGCGGGGCCGTGTTTGAGGCCGCCATGAAGATGCAGGACCCCGCGTCGCACGTTGCACAGTTCATTGCCGACGGCGCCACCTTCGCCGCTGGCGAGACAATCATGAGCGTCACGGGCCTGGCGCGTGCAGTTCTCACGGCCGAACGCATCGCCCTGAACCTCACCCAACGCATGAGCGCGATTGCCACCCAGACGGCGCTCTACGCAGCGCAGGTTGCAGGAACGGGGGCCCGGGTCACCGATACCCGAAAGACCACGCCCGGGCTGCGCATCCTGGAACGGTACGCGGTGCGGTGCGGCGGCGGGCACAACCACCGCTTCTCGCTCTCGGACGCCGTTCTGGCCAAGGACAACCACCTGGCCGTACTGACCGGCGGGGACCCGGCCAAATTGACGGCAGCGCTCGCAGGCGTGCGGGCGCAGCTGCCCCACACCGTCCACTTTGAGGTTGAGGTGGATTCCCTGGCGCAGATCGAACCTGTACTGGCCGCGGGAGTGGACACCATCATGTTGGACAACTTCACCAACGAAGAGCTGGTTGCAGGTGTTGCCCTGGTGAACGGCCGCGCGCTGGTTGAAGCGAGCGGCAACGTGAATCTGCAGACCATTGCTGGCATCGCCCAGACCGGTGTTGACATTATTTCGGTTGGCGCCCTGACCCACAGCGTCCGTGCCCTCGACCTGGGGCTCGATATTGAGCTGAGCCACCCATTGTGA
- a CDS encoding cysteine desulfurase family protein, with translation MIFLDAAATTPVRREVIEAMFPFLTNQFGNPSSHHELGELAATALENAREKCAAVLAVHPEELVFTSGGTEADNLALKGIALARRAADPTLNRVLISAVEHPAVVESAEFLRRVHGFEVDVVPVDAAGLVDPAIFAAMVGADAVSGHAHGVAVASIMYANNEVGTVQDLPALARIATAAGVPLHADAVQAAGWLSLDVRELGVDALSVSGHKIGAPKGVGLLYVRSGILYEPLIHGGGQERGARSGTENVAFAVALATAMGLQEAGRAAAVERVTALRESFIEHVLSTIGSAVLTGHRTQRLPNVASFCFPGTSGESVLLELERRDIVCSSGSACAAGSDEPSAVLSAMGVERGVAQTALRFSFPADVSEAQLTAAGDELTAAVARMLRLGGK, from the coding sequence GTGATCTTCCTCGACGCGGCCGCCACCACCCCGGTGCGCAGGGAAGTCATCGAGGCCATGTTCCCCTTCCTGACCAACCAGTTCGGCAACCCCTCCAGTCACCACGAACTTGGCGAACTGGCCGCGACCGCGCTGGAAAATGCCAGGGAAAAATGCGCAGCCGTCCTGGCTGTTCACCCCGAAGAACTGGTATTTACCTCCGGCGGCACCGAAGCTGACAACCTGGCGCTCAAGGGGATAGCCCTGGCACGGCGGGCGGCTGATCCAACGCTGAACCGGGTGTTGATCAGTGCTGTGGAGCATCCCGCAGTGGTTGAATCGGCGGAGTTTTTACGCCGCGTCCACGGCTTCGAGGTGGACGTTGTACCCGTAGATGCGGCGGGGCTGGTTGATCCAGCGATATTTGCTGCGATGGTGGGTGCGGATGCTGTCTCGGGGCATGCTCACGGCGTGGCAGTGGCGTCCATCATGTACGCCAACAACGAGGTGGGCACGGTTCAGGACCTCCCGGCCCTGGCCCGGATCGCCACCGCAGCCGGTGTTCCGCTCCATGCCGACGCCGTCCAGGCCGCAGGGTGGCTCTCGCTCGATGTGCGCGAGCTTGGCGTGGACGCCTTGAGCGTTTCCGGCCATAAGATTGGTGCGCCCAAGGGCGTTGGGCTCCTGTATGTGCGTTCCGGCATTCTCTACGAGCCGCTGATCCACGGTGGTGGACAAGAACGAGGGGCCCGCTCGGGCACCGAAAACGTGGCGTTCGCCGTCGCCCTGGCCACAGCCATGGGCCTGCAGGAGGCAGGCAGGGCAGCCGCCGTCGAACGCGTCACAGCTTTGCGTGAAAGCTTCATTGAGCATGTCCTGAGCACCATCGGCTCGGCCGTGCTGACGGGCCACAGGACGCAGCGGCTGCCCAATGTGGCTTCCTTTTGTTTCCCTGGAACCAGTGGTGAATCCGTGCTGCTGGAGCTGGAACGCCGTGACATCGTCTGCTCCTCGGGGTCCGCGTGTGCGGCAGGTTCGGATGAACCGTCCGCCGTGCTCAGCGCCATGGGAGTTGAGCGCGGCGTGGCACAAACCGCATTGAGATTTAGTTTCCCTGCTGATGTCAGCGAAGCGCAGCTCACCGCGGCCGGCGATGAACTCACTGCCGCTGTGGCCAGAATGTTGCGGCTGGGCGGGAAATAG
- a CDS encoding DUF1540 domain-containing protein: MTVTVPVTECAVSNCSFNDHTHCGAAGITIGGNADHAQCATFIDTGVHGGLPKVLASVGACQRSECSHNENLMCGAPSVRVGPGADNADCLTYEHTT, translated from the coding sequence ATGACCGTCACCGTTCCAGTCACAGAATGTGCTGTTTCCAACTGCTCATTCAACGATCACACCCATTGCGGCGCCGCCGGCATTACGATCGGCGGAAACGCCGATCACGCCCAGTGCGCCACCTTCATCGACACCGGTGTGCACGGCGGATTGCCCAAGGTCCTGGCTTCCGTGGGTGCCTGCCAGCGCTCGGAATGCTCGCATAACGAGAACCTCATGTGCGGGGCCCCCTCGGTCCGGGTTGGGCCAGGCGCGGACAACGCGGACTGCCTCACCTACGAGCACACCACCTAG
- a CDS encoding GtrA family protein, translated as MATAAPPDSAPVNPAPPDADRGVFAAPLAWLRKKPALLAQLRGFARVAVICTIISMTIFTALRPTMGTQWANTISLVLCSVLNTDLNRRMSFGLRTRHLWWRDQRRGLGVMFLALVMTAGSLWVLHRVSPGASIAVELAVIVLGNVASAVTRFVLLRYWVFRRVRHGAGAKNAGAQTPAGAAATSDGAPVLP; from the coding sequence ATGGCAACAGCAGCACCCCCAGATTCAGCCCCCGTGAACCCCGCTCCCCCAGATGCGGACCGCGGGGTCTTTGCTGCACCCCTGGCTTGGTTGCGAAAGAAACCAGCGCTCCTGGCTCAGTTGCGCGGGTTCGCCCGAGTCGCAGTGATCTGCACCATCATCTCGATGACAATTTTTACGGCGCTTCGCCCCACGATGGGCACTCAGTGGGCCAACACAATTTCACTCGTGCTCTGCTCGGTCCTGAACACCGATTTGAACCGCCGCATGAGTTTTGGGCTGCGCACCCGTCACTTGTGGTGGCGAGACCAGCGCCGCGGGCTCGGAGTTATGTTCCTGGCCTTGGTCATGACGGCAGGAAGCCTCTGGGTGCTCCATAGGGTTTCTCCGGGAGCTTCGATTGCTGTTGAGCTGGCGGTCATCGTGCTGGGCAACGTGGCCTCAGCCGTGACTCGTTTTGTCTTGTTGCGCTACTGGGTTTTCCGGCGGGTCCGCCACGGCGCAGGCGCAAAAAACGCTGGAGCCCAAACACCAGCAGGCGCCGCCGCAACAAGTGACGGCGCCCCAGTACTTCCCTAG
- a CDS encoding fumarylacetoacetate hydrolase family protein — MTNAPYRLARVRPLDAERAGAVAAPLPEQFFVRNDAADFESPEGRVWTIVETPFPTSPANQNSAPREGWVLGATVEEEQFTFLAPCAPVNVFGMAHNTGAPGRALPPQAFHKAASSVVGPGDAIVLSPTVGYVDPEAELTVVVGQAARNLTLENAREAILGFTIGNDVSARDAQKTDELWISAKSPDTFTPLGPWIVAGLKDDGVAISIVHNGTELAPASSNDLGWGVEEILVYLSGFMTLQPGDVILTGFPAECRQLTPGDEVICRVGGIGELRNPVIAGV, encoded by the coding sequence ATGACTAACGCGCCGTACCGCCTTGCCCGTGTCCGCCCACTCGATGCTGAACGAGCAGGCGCAGTAGCCGCTCCCCTGCCCGAGCAGTTCTTCGTACGCAATGATGCCGCCGACTTTGAGAGCCCGGAGGGCCGCGTCTGGACGATCGTTGAGACCCCGTTCCCAACATCACCGGCCAACCAGAACAGTGCTCCTCGCGAGGGCTGGGTGCTCGGCGCAACCGTCGAGGAAGAACAGTTCACGTTCCTGGCACCGTGTGCCCCGGTCAACGTCTTCGGGATGGCCCACAACACCGGGGCACCTGGCCGCGCGCTTCCCCCGCAGGCGTTCCACAAGGCCGCCAGCTCTGTGGTTGGCCCCGGCGACGCGATTGTCCTGAGCCCGACGGTAGGTTACGTGGACCCCGAAGCCGAGCTGACCGTCGTCGTGGGTCAGGCCGCACGCAACCTGACTCTCGAGAACGCTCGCGAAGCGATCCTGGGCTTCACGATTGGCAACGACGTCTCCGCCCGTGACGCGCAGAAGACTGACGAGCTGTGGATCAGCGCCAAGAGCCCTGACACGTTCACCCCGCTTGGCCCGTGGATCGTGGCTGGCCTGAAGGACGACGGCGTGGCCATCAGCATTGTCCACAACGGCACGGAGCTGGCCCCCGCCTCAAGCAACGATCTTGGCTGGGGCGTCGAGGAGATCCTGGTGTACCTCAGCGGCTTCATGACCCTGCAGCCAGGCGATGTCATCCTGACCGGCTTCCCGGCAGAGTGCCGCCAGCTCACCCCGGGCGATGAGGTCATCTGCCGCGTGGGCGGTATCGGCGAGCTGCGCAACCCCGTGATCGCTGGCGTCTAA
- a CDS encoding MurR/RpiR family transcriptional regulator, with the protein MTEHAPGQVVAHIRSSRPSLLPAEQAVAAVFLEHTQQIVELSSQQVAELAGASRATVVRTCQSLGYSGYQQLRVLLARDAGYASSDQRPRVVGAAGTVADAFVQVGNAVTSMAALLDPAAVTGSVQAIAAAGGMLVVGNGLSAPLASDMAARLSAIGRPAESPLDVIGQQIAARLLAPSDLLLIISGSGANSSTLRVAQAAKDAGATLVVITAFARSPWPPWQIFPWLWAWGISVFAKRSLSRAESRKPSSWRDSSRHSPRNWVRRPYPPRHWRWKSSAEILMNSTRAGGRMSS; encoded by the coding sequence GTGACTGAGCATGCCCCCGGCCAGGTCGTGGCCCATATCCGTTCGTCCCGGCCGTCGCTGCTGCCCGCAGAACAGGCAGTGGCTGCCGTTTTCCTTGAGCACACCCAGCAAATCGTGGAGCTGTCCTCGCAGCAGGTTGCCGAGTTGGCCGGGGCCTCCCGGGCCACCGTTGTGCGCACCTGCCAGAGCCTTGGCTACTCCGGATACCAGCAGCTGCGGGTCCTGTTGGCCCGTGACGCCGGTTATGCCAGCAGCGACCAGCGCCCCAGGGTGGTGGGTGCCGCCGGCACGGTGGCCGATGCCTTCGTTCAGGTAGGCAACGCAGTGACGTCCATGGCCGCCCTTTTGGATCCGGCCGCAGTGACCGGCTCGGTGCAGGCCATCGCCGCGGCCGGAGGAATGCTGGTGGTGGGCAATGGGCTGTCTGCTCCTCTGGCCTCGGATATGGCCGCCAGGCTGAGTGCCATCGGCCGTCCGGCGGAATCCCCGCTGGATGTGATCGGCCAACAGATCGCCGCCCGGCTGCTTGCCCCGTCGGATCTGCTGCTGATCATCAGCGGCAGCGGGGCCAACAGCTCGACGCTTCGCGTGGCGCAGGCAGCCAAGGACGCCGGTGCCACGCTGGTGGTCATCACAGCCTTTGCACGTTCCCCCTGGCCGCCATGGCAGATTTTTCCTTGGTTGTGGGCATGGGGGATCTCAGTTTTCGCGAAGAGGTCACTGTCACGAGCCGAATCCCGCAAACCATCCTCATGGAGGGACTCATCGCGGCACTCACCGAGGAATTGGGTGAGAAGGCCGTATCCGCCAAGGCATTGGCGTTGGAAGTCATCAGCGGAAATCTTGATGAATAGCACCCGGGCAGGAGGTAGGATGTCCTCATGA
- a CDS encoding metallophosphoesterase translates to MTRLRILHLSDTHFMDGGALHQGTVDTVAAYRHTLDAFENAGPLDLVVVSGDASDDGSPASYRTLRSLTGDFASRHGAVAVYAMGNHDQRSGFRAVLGTGHPGSDVARSVAGPSATSEAPIVGVSEVAGYRIITLDSSVPHRTHGHVDATQLAWLKSELSKNHGHGSVIVIHHPPVEPVTPLHQGIELINAAELASALAGTDTVAILSGHYHHHLSDVLATGSGSIPVVVTSGIVNSNDVLASPGHERAVAGSGGTLVTISALSNAEPARHGTVARVRTLPLRFHLPKDVSPDVVFDLDGATVADIAKKIAATPAERAATERTPPAYSTAASRRLDERPVSD, encoded by the coding sequence ATGACAAGGCTGCGCATCCTCCACCTCAGCGACACCCACTTCATGGACGGCGGCGCCCTTCACCAGGGCACCGTCGACACCGTGGCCGCCTACCGCCACACCCTTGACGCGTTTGAGAACGCAGGTCCGCTGGATCTCGTGGTGGTGTCCGGGGACGCGTCCGACGACGGGTCCCCGGCTTCATACCGCACCTTGCGTTCGCTGACGGGAGACTTTGCCAGCCGGCACGGTGCCGTGGCCGTCTACGCCATGGGCAATCATGACCAGCGCAGCGGCTTCCGCGCAGTGCTCGGCACGGGCCACCCCGGCTCAGACGTGGCGAGGTCAGTGGCCGGACCTTCTGCAACATCGGAGGCGCCCATTGTTGGCGTGAGTGAGGTGGCCGGATACCGGATCATCACCCTGGACAGCTCCGTTCCGCACCGCACCCACGGCCATGTGGATGCCACCCAACTGGCGTGGTTGAAATCGGAACTGTCAAAGAATCATGGGCATGGAAGCGTCATAGTCATCCACCACCCGCCTGTTGAGCCGGTGACTCCCCTGCACCAAGGGATCGAACTGATCAACGCCGCCGAGCTGGCATCCGCACTGGCAGGAACAGACACCGTGGCCATTCTCAGCGGCCACTACCACCACCATCTGAGCGATGTTCTTGCCACCGGCTCCGGAAGCATTCCGGTGGTTGTGACCTCGGGCATCGTCAACTCCAATGACGTGCTGGCCAGTCCCGGCCATGAGCGGGCGGTCGCGGGAAGCGGGGGCACTCTCGTCACGATCAGTGCGCTCTCCAACGCGGAACCTGCCCGGCACGGTACTGTGGCCCGGGTGCGAACGCTGCCACTCCGTTTTCACCTGCCCAAGGATGTCAGCCCGGACGTTGTTTTCGATCTGGATGGCGCAACCGTTGCAGACATTGCGAAGAAGATTGCCGCCACACCGGCGGAACGCGCCGCTACGGAACGCACACCACCCGCATATTCCACCGCCGCATCCCGGCGTCTCGATGAAAGGCCAGTCAGTGACTGA